In the genome of Massilia sp. UMI-21, the window AGCAGCGACTTGATCGCAGCCGAGGTCTGCGAACGTGCCCGCAGTTCCAGGATCTGCCCCAGCAGGGTCAGTGAAATGATGACCGCCGCCGCCTCGTAGTACACGCCGATGCGCCCGTGCATGGCGAAGTTGCGCGGGAAGATGCCGGGGGCAACGGTCGCGACCACGCTGTAGCCGTAGGCTGCGGCCACGCCCAGTCCGATCAGCGTCCACATGTTCGGTTTGCGGTTGCGGATGGATTGCACCCCGCGCGTGAAGAACGGCCTGCCGGCCCACAGCACGACCGGGGTGCTCAGCAAGAGCTCGATCCAGCTTTGCCCGGGCAGCCCGCCCCCGAACAGGCGATGCCCCGCCATCGCCAGCACCGTCACGACCACCGTCATCGGCAGGGTCCACCAGAAGCGGCGCTTGAAATCCAGCAGTTCCGGGTTGTCCTCTTGTTCGAGCGAGGGCAGCATCGGCTCGAGCGCCATGCCGCAGATCGGACAATTGCCGGGCTCGGGCTGGCGGATCTCGGGATGCATCGGGCAGGTGTAGAGACTGCCTTCCGGCGCGGCGGGCGCCGGTCCGGCTCCGGACCCGCCCAGGTGCCGCTGGGGCGCCGCACGGAATTTGTCCATGCATCCGGTACTGCAGAAGTAATAGGCCTGCCCCCCGTGCCGGACTTCTCTCGAAGGCTCGGCGGCGACTGTCATCCCGCACACCGGGTCGGTGAAGCACGCGCCACCGGTCGCCTGCCCGTGGCCGATGCCGTGGCCACTTCCCGGCCCTCGATCCGCTTGAGGGCCGTGGTGGCCGGGGTGGTCGTCAGGCGTCAGCTCGTTCATGTCGACAGCTTTTCCGGTGTCGTCCATGGGCGCCGGTGTGCGCCGGCACCGCCGTTCAGTCCGCCGCCTCACTTGCCGGATAGCCGGCGGCGGCGGTCGCATGGGCGAGCGCGGCCGGCGCTTCCGCGCGCTCCACCTGGGCCAGTCGGTCCTTCAACGATACATCGACCCTTGCCTGCGGGTCCAGTGCCCGCACGGCACGCGTGACCATCTTTTCCACTTTGAGTGTACGCACGGATTTGCTCCTGCACGATCGATATGCTTGCAGCTTGAACTTTCCCATCGCAGGAAGATTAAGCTCAGGCTGGGGGGCCGACGATGCCACCGACAGAAGGCGCACGCCCTTCCAGTTACGGCAAGGTCAAGCGCTTTCGACCTGCTTCCTGCCGCGCACTTTCATCCGATCGGCGCTCGCAGGTCGTGACTTTGGTCAGCCTCGAGTCGGTTATCACTTGAAAACCGCCGTGATATACTCCGCCTGCCCATGAACCGCACTGTCAAGACATTCCTCGTTTGGCTATTGATGCTCATGCTGCCGCTCCATGCGGCCGCTGCGAGCGTCGGGATGTCCTGCGCGCCGGTTCGCCAGCATGTGACGGCCGAGGTCGGCATGCCGCACCACCAGCCGGCGGCGCCAGCCCATGCGCACCACGGCGGCGCGCACGGCGACCATGCGGTGCAGGCGGATCACGGCGCGGCGCCGGATGCCGGCCATCATGGCTCGGCAAGCGACATTGCGAAAAAGGCGCACTCGTCCTGCAGCGCCTGCTCGGCGCTCTGTGCCGGCGCGGTGGCGCCACCATCGGCCATCCTGTCCCTCCCCTCCTTCGACGGCTCCGACGCCCGCGTCGTGTCGCCCGCGGACTTCGCCGCCGGCTTCATCCCGGACGGTCTACAGCGACCTCCCCGGCATCGCTCCGCTTAATCAGGCCCCGCGCAGCGCGCGCACCGGAAGCTGACTTCAGCCATCCGGCGCCGATGCGCATGCATCCCTGGCAAGCGTGCGTCCGACGCACGAGCTGCTACCGATTTTGAGGAGTCACGATGAAACCCATGCAATTGGCCGCCGTCCTCGGCGTGCTGGCGGCGGCGCCGTTCGCGCATGCCCAGCAAGCGTCCCGCCCGTCCGACCCGGGCGACCCCGCCGATCCGACGCTTGCAGTTCCCCGGCCCGAATATGTGTCCGCCTTCGCGCCCGCCTTCGCGGACCATGCCCCCTTGCAGCAGGACAGCGGCGCCACGCCGGACAAGACCTGGCGCCGGATGAACGATGCGCTCACGGAGAAGCCGGCAGAGGCTACCCATGCGGCGCATGCGTCGCAGACGACCTACGCCGCCCCGGCGCAGGCCGGCGGCCACGCGCACGCCCGGAAGGCGCCGGCGCCGGCCCAGCCAGCCACACCTGCGGCTTCGTCCGCGCACTCGGGTCGTCAACACCACTGAGACAAGCCAAGGCACAACAATGACAAGATACACCTCGTCTCCCATGCTGCGCGCCGTCGCCACCGGCGCGCTCGCGGCGCTCCTGGGCGGCTGCGCCAGCTTTTCGCCGGACGGCGGCCTCGACGCCGTATCGGCAATGACCTCGGCGCGCACCGGCCAGGACCTGCAGCTGACGCAGGCCAAGCACGACAGCGGCGCAACCCAGGCCGAAGTCGCGCGCCTGTTGGGCGCACCGCTCACGGCCGACGGCGCCGTGCGGGTGGCGCTGCTGAATAACCGCGGTCTGCGCGCTTCGCTGGCCGGCCTGGGCGTGGCCGAAGCCGACCTGGTGCAGGCTGGACGGATGCGCAACCCGGGCTTGAGCTTCAGCCGCATGTCCGGCGGCGGCGAAACCGAAATCGAACGCGGCGTGATGTTCGACCTGGTCGGCCTGCTGACCATCCCCATCCGGCGCGATATCGAAGCGCGTCGCTTCCAGGGCGCCAAGCTGGCTGCCGCAATGGACGCGGTGCGCCTGGCCGCCGACACGCGCAAGGCCTGGTTCAACGCGGTTGCCGCGGCCCAGTCCGCGCAATACGCGGAACAGGTGCGCGAAGCCGCCCAGGCCAGCGCCGAGCTGGCCCGGCGGATGGCCAGGGCCGGTAACCTCAGCGCCCTCGACGGGGCGCGCGAACAGGTGTTCTCGGCCGAGGCCACGGCGCAGCTGGCGCGGGCGCGTCACCAGGCGACCGCGGCGCGCGAACAGCTTGCCCGCCTGATGGGCGTGTGGGGCGCGCAGACCGCGTTTACCCTGCTGGAGCGGCTCCCCGACCTGCCGGCCGCGCCGCGCGACGGCGATAATGTCGAGTCGCTGGCGATGCGGCAGCGGCTCGACGTCCAGCTCGCGAAGCTGGATGCGCAAGCCACGGCACGCGCGCTGGGCCTGAGCAAGGCCACCGGTTTCGTCAACGTGCTGGATGCCGGCTACGTCAACACCAGCAAGACCGGCGCGCCGCGCGAACAGGGTTACGAGATCGAGCTGGTCTTGCCGATCTTCGACTGGGGCGGCGCGCGCGTCGCCAAGGCCGAGGCCCTGTACATGCAGTCGGTCCACCGCACCGCCCATGCCGCCACGAGCGCCCGCTCGCAGGTGCGCGAAGCCTACTCGGCCTATCGCACCAACTACGACCTGGCCCGCCACTATCGCGACGAGATCGTGCCCCTCCAGAAGAAGATTTCGGAAGAAACCCTGTTGCGCTACAACGGCATGCTGATCGGCGTGTTCGAGCTGCTGGCCGACGCGCGCGCCCAGATCACCCGCGTGACCGCGTCGATCGAGGCGCAGCGCGATTTCTGGATTGCCGAGACAGCGCTGCAAGCCGCGATCAACGGCAGCGGCGGGAGCGCCGCCGCAGCGGCATCGGTGGTCAGCTCCGCCGCCGGTTCTGTGGATGCAGCAGCGCCTGAACATTAATAAGGAATAGAGCAATGCGTTCTCGTCGAGATTTCTTTACCGGCGCAGCAGCACTGGTGGGCGCGGGCCTGGT includes:
- a CDS encoding TolC family protein, giving the protein MTRYTSSPMLRAVATGALAALLGGCASFSPDGGLDAVSAMTSARTGQDLQLTQAKHDSGATQAEVARLLGAPLTADGAVRVALLNNRGLRASLAGLGVAEADLVQAGRMRNPGLSFSRMSGGGETEIERGVMFDLVGLLTIPIRRDIEARRFQGAKLAAAMDAVRLAADTRKAWFNAVAAAQSAQYAEQVREAAQASAELARRMARAGNLSALDGAREQVFSAEATAQLARARHQATAAREQLARLMGVWGAQTAFTLLERLPDLPAAPRDGDNVESLAMRQRLDVQLAKLDAQATARALGLSKATGFVNVLDAGYVNTSKTGAPREQGYEIELVLPIFDWGGARVAKAEALYMQSVHRTAHAATSARSQVREAYSAYRTNYDLARHYRDEIVPLQKKISEETLLRYNGMLIGVFELLADARAQITRVTASIEAQRDFWIAETALQAAINGSGGSAAAAASVVSSAAGSVDAAAPEH
- a CDS encoding copper chaperone; this encodes MVTRAVRALDPQARVDVSLKDRLAQVERAEAPAALAHATAAAGYPASEAAD